In the genome of Chloroflexota bacterium, the window GCGCTCGGGTCAATGTTGCCGTAGCCGATATCGTCACGCATCGATCCGAAGAGCGCCCCATCGATCTTCTGGACCTGACTCTGCCCATCTTTGGAGAGGAACCAGTTCACGAAGAGCTGGGCGGCATTCGGATGGGGAGCGTGGTCGAACGCTTCGATGCTGCTCGCCGAGCTGGGAGTCTGGAGTCCCGGCGTCTGCTTGGGAATCTGGCCCTCTTTGATGGGGAGCCCCGCGTTCTGAAGATCGACCAGTTCGTCGGTTCCGCCAGCGGGGAACACGAGAGGGTACCGCCCCTGGGTGAGCCACGTCTCCAAAACCCGGCGGTCGCCGGTAAAGGTGACATCGCTGTCGTAGATGAACCGGTGCACCCAATCCGGACCGGCCTCAGGAGCCAGATACAGCCGGATCAAAGACGCCAGCCCGGACGGATCGGAGATCGCCAACGATGCGTGCTTGCCGCGCCACTTTGGATCGAAAAAGTCCTGCAGCGACTTGATCGTCGCCACTTCAGCGGGGCTGAGCCGCTCGCTGTTGTACCAGAAGCGCCAACTATCCTCGGGCTTGCCGGAGTAGAGGAACACGTACTGCTGCTCCTCATCGGCAAACCAGTAGCGCCCGCGATACCAGAGCGACTTATCGGTGACCTCCGGGTGAATCAGTAGCGGCTCGACGGGCGTGAGCGCCCCCGCAGGCACCAACCTCCGCTGCGAAGTGTTGTGGGCGATCAACCCGACATCCACCGTGTACACGCCCGACGAGCGCTCGGCGAGGAGCCGATTGACCGTCTCAGTCGCGTTCCCGGTGGTCATCTCAGCGGTCACGCCGTATCGCTGTGAGAAGACGTCGAGGAGGGGCGGATAGCTGCGCGACGGCTCGCCGCCCGCCGCGATGACAACCTTCCCCTCGCGTCGCGCCGCGGCGATGAGGTCCGTCCACTGCGGATCATTCCATTCGGCGGCCTGCGGTGCACTGTTCGAAGACGTCTGCGCCGCCTTTGGGGCGCAGGCCGCGGCTATCAGCGACGGAAAAGTCGACAGGGCGACCAGGAGGGCGAGCGCTCCGGCCCGTTGGACGGCAAGCCCTCGAATGCCCCTGAGCTTTTCTGGTTTTGTTGCCTCCGGCACAGCGAAGCTCCTCCCCAAATTCAACACAGGTCCAGCAGTTTGCTAGTTTATCGGCTCCGAATATTCGGTGGAGCCGATCCCTCCGGTACCGTACACTCGCACCGAGGCGAGCGCGGAGATGGAGAGCGTGGAGGAATCGAGC includes:
- a CDS encoding extracellular solute-binding protein — encoded protein: MPEATKPEKLRGIRGLAVQRAGALALLVALSTFPSLIAAACAPKAAQTSSNSAPQAAEWNDPQWTDLIAAARREGKVVIAAGGEPSRSYPPLLDVFSQRYGVTAEMTTGNATETVNRLLAERSSGVYTVDVGLIAHNTSQRRLVPAGALTPVEPLLIHPEVTDKSLWYRGRYWFADEEQQYVFLYSGKPEDSWRFWYNSERLSPAEVATIKSLQDFFDPKWRGKHASLAISDPSGLASLIRLYLAPEAGPDWVHRFIYDSDVTFTGDRRVLETWLTQGRYPLVFPAGGTDELVDLQNAGLPIKEGQIPKQTPGLQTPSSASSIEAFDHAPHPNAAQLFVNWFLSKDGQSQVQKIDGALFGSMRDDIGYGNIDPSARRKPGVVYEYEEAEPWRAEAANAAVAQIQEWWDAKP